AAAGATTTCGGAGCGGTCGTCGTCGGCGCGGATTCGCCGTATAACGATCTGCCGAGCTTGCTGGACGCGATCAAAGCCGATCCTACTTCGATCACCGTAGCCGGCGGATCGGCTCCGGGCTCGATGGACCACCTGATCGCCGTGCTCCCTGCCTTTAAATACGGGATCGATCCGAAGCAAGTGAAGTATGTGTCGTATGACGGCGGAGGCGAAGCAATCGCCGCGCTGCTTGGCGGGTCGGCCGACGTCATCGCGACGGACGTGTCCGGCGTAGGCGAGTACTTGAAGGCCGGCAAGGTGAAGGTGCTCGGGATTAGCGCGCCGGAACGGCTGGTCGGCGAGCTCGGCGAGCTGAAGACGTTCAAGGAGCAGGGCGTCGAAGCGGAATTTTTGATTTGGCGCGGCGTGTTCGGCCCGAAAGAAATGTCCGACGGCGCCAAGACGTACTGGTCGGAAAAACTCAAAGCGCTCTCAGACAACGAGGCTTGGAAGGCCGAACTGCAAGCGAACGCATGGGAAAGCGATTATAAAGATGCCGAAGCGTTCGCGGCGTTCCTTGCTGAACAGGACAAATTGGTGCAAGAGTTGTTATCCGCGCTCGGTATGTCGAAATAACGATACCGCCGGCCGAGAGAAGGGGGAACCCCTTCTCTCCTTTTTCACCTAAGAGAGGAGGTTTCCTTCATGAGCAAAACGTTCAGCCGGATCGTCAGCATCGCGCTGTTCGTCCTTGGGGCGGCTTTCCTTATGGAGAGCGGACGGATTTCGGAAAGCGCGTACGGGAGCAACGTCGGTCCGAATCTGTTTCCGATGGGGCTCGGCATTCTGCTGATGCTGCTATGCGTCCGATTGTTTTATGAAACGTTCCGGTATCCGAAAGAGGAAGGCGAGCCTTCGGTCAAGCTCGACTATAAACGATTTCTTATGATTTTGGGGGCGGCGCTGCTTTATGCGATGCTGCTGCAACCGCTCGGTTATTTGATTACGACCTTCGCGTTCCTGACGTTTAGTTTTCAGGTGATGGAGAAGGGGAAGTTATGGAAAAGCTTGGCCATAGCCGCCGCTTTCGCGTTCGGAGTGTATTTCTTATTCGTTGGCGTGCTGGAAGGCTCGCTGCCGGGCCTCCCGGTCTGGTTCCGGTAACTAGAGAGAAAAGGAGGGATAGAGAGTGGATACGATCCAATTTTTAATGAACGGCTTCGCCGAAGCGCTGCAATGGCATAATCTCGTCTTCGCCTTCGTCGGCGTGCTGATCGGGACGGCGGTCGGCGTGCTGCCGGGCATCGGACCGATGAGCGGGGTGGCGCTCCTCATCCCGGTCACCGCGTCGCTGACCGCCGGTCAGGAACCGGAATCCGCGGCGGCCAGCGCCATCATCCTGTTGGCCGGCGTCTACTACGGCGCCATGTACGGAGGGTCGACGACGTCGATTCTACTGAATACGCCGGGGGAGTCGTCTTCGGTCGTAACCGCGTTGGACGGATACCAGCTCGCGCGGCAAGGACGGGCGGGCTCGGCGCTCGCGATCGCGGCGATAGGCTCCTTCGTCGCCGGCATCGTGGCGCTCGTCGGACTCGTGGCGCTGGCGCAGCCGTTGTCGGCCGTCGCGTTGTCGTTCGGGCCGGCGGAATACTTTTCGCTCATGTTATTGGGTTTATGTGCGGTCAGCGGTCTCGCCGGAAAGTCGATGACGAAGGCGCTACTGATGACGGTGCTCGGGCTGCTGCTCGCGACGATCGGGATCGACAGCGTGTCCGGGGTGGCCCGCTTCACGTATGGTATCCCGGTACTATATTCCGGGTTGGAATTTTTGACGATCGCGGTCGGTTTGTTCGCGCTCGGGGAAGTGTTTAAGACGATTCTGGAACGAGAAAACGGCGGAGGAACGATCGCGAAGGTCGGACGCATCCTGCCGACGAGGCAGGATTTGAAGGACAGCGGCGGTCCGATTTTGCGAGGCTCCATCCTAGGCTTCTTCATCGGCATCTTGCCGGGCGCGGGAGCGACGCTCGCTTCTTTCTTCTCTTACATCATGGAGAAGAAAATCAGCAAACATCCGAAGAAGTTCGGCCATGGCGCCATCGAAGGCGTCGCCGCGCCGGAATCGGCGAATAACGGGGCGTCGGGCGGGGCGTTGATTCCGCTGCTGACTCTGGGCATCCCCGGTTCGGGCACGACGGCGATCTTAATGGGCGCGCTGATCATGTACAACGTCCAGCCGGGTCCGCTGTTATTCACGGATCACCCGACGATCGCTTGGGGGCTGATCGCAAGCATGTTTATCGGCAACTTGATGCTGCTCGTGCTGAACATGCCGCTCGTGAAAGTTTTCGCCAAAATTATCGACACGCCGGCCAAATATTTGCTGCCGATCATTATCGCGATCTCGATCTTCGGCGTATACGCGGTGCAGTATACGACGTTCGATCTATTGCTCTTGATCGGATGCGGCGTCGTCGGATATTTCTTATCGAAGCATGATTTCCCGATCGCCCCGCTTGTGTTGGCGATCGTGCTCGGACCGATGATCGAAACCAACATGAGGCGCGCGCTGACGATTTCCAACGGCGACTTCATGATTTTCCTTCAGAAGCCGGTTTCGGTCTTGTTCTTAGCGATCGCCATGCTGTGGATGGTCGTGCCGCTCCTGCTGAAGAGCAGAGGCAAGAACGTCATCGTAAGCGAAGAAGCATGAGCGTCCTGCTTCTGATCGTGCAAGAGGTGATGGTCCCGTTCTTCTTGTTAGCCGGACTGGGCGCCTTCTTGCAACGACGGCTCCGCTTCGACATGGGAACGTTGTCCAAGCTATTAAATGTGTATTTGCTGCCGGCGGTATGCTTCGTAAAGCTGTTTGACAGCTCGATCGACGCGGCGCTTGCCGGAGCTACGATCGGTTTCTGGTTGTTGTTGAACGCGACGCTCAGCCTCCTCTCCGCCGCGGCGGTCAAGGCGGTTCGCATCGGGAAGGAAGACGCGGACGTCGTCCAGAACAGCTTCATCCTAAGCAACCAAGGGAATTACGGATTGCCCGTCAGCGAGCTCGTATTCGCGCAGCATCCGCTCGGCGTCTCCGTACAGGTCATCATTTCCGTGATTCAAAATGTGTTTACGTACACCTTCGGCACGTTCCGGATGATTCCCGGCAAAGGCAAACAGCTGGCGGCGGCCCTCGCCGAGCATACCGTTCGGCTTCCGGTCATCTATGCGATGCTGGGCGCGGCGGCCCTTCGAATGCTGGACGTTCGAATCCCGGCGATTCTATGGGAACCTGTCGCAGGGGTATCGGACGCGTTCTTCGCGATCGCCTTGTTGACGCTCGGGGCGCAGCTGGCGAACGTTCAAGCGCTAAGCTTGGGCCGATCGGTCCTGCTGGGCACGATCGGACGGCTGCTGTTCGCGCCGGTCGTCGCGTTCGCGCTGATCCGCGGTTTCGGCTGGGACGGCGTGTTCGCTCAAGCGTTATTCATGGCTAGCGCGTACCCGGTTTCCCGGAACAGTTCGTTGATCGCTTTGGAATACGGCCGAAGTCCGGAGCTGGCCGCGCAATTGGTGGCGGTCACGACCGCAATCAGCTGCGTTACGGTGACGGCGGTCATCTCGTTGGCGTTGTATATTTGGTAAAAAGGGGTTTTGAAACATGGCGGGTCCGACTAGCGCAAGCACCACGATCGTATTGAGGTTGGAAATCGACAAGGAGAAGGCGACGTTCGGCAACATCGCGACGGCGATCGGGGAAGCGGGCGGCGATATCGTCGCCGTCGACGTGAATCGGCCGGGACGAACGACGACCGTTCGCGATATTACGGTGAACGTCATGGATTCACAACAAAGCAAGGCGATCGAACGGGTTTTGAACGATATGGACGGCGTACAAGTATTGCAGGTGTCCGACCAGACGTTCCTGCTGCATCTCGGAGGTAAAATCGAAGTGACGCCGAAAATCGCCATCAAGACGCGCGACGATTTATCCCGCGTCTATACGCCGGGCGTCGCGCGGGTGTGCACCGCGATCCACGAACAACCGAGCCGGGCGCACTCGCTGACGATCAAGCGAAACACGATCGCCGTCGTATCCGACGGTTCGGCGGTGCTCGGACTCGGGAATATCGGTCCGCTGGCCGCCATGCCCGTCATGGAAGGGAAAGCGATGCTGTTTAAGCAGCTGGCGGGCGTGGACGCGTTCCCGATTTGCTTGGACACGCAGGATACCGAGGAAATCATTCGAACCATCAAGCTGATCGCGCCGGCGTTCGGCGGCATCAACCTGGAGGACATCTCGTCGCCCCGCTGCTTCGAGATCGAAGAACGGTTGACGCAAGAGCTGGATATTCCCGTCTTTCACGACGACCAACACGGCACCGCCGTCGTTCTGCTGGCGGGATTGTATAACGCCGTGAAGGTCGTGAGGAAACGGCTGGAGGATTGCAAGGTCGTCCTCTGCGGCGTCGGCGCGGCGGGCATCGCCTGCACGAAAATTTTGCTTGCCGCGGGGGTACGCAATATCATCGGAGTCGATCGGGACGGCGCGCTCGTTCGCGGGAAATCGTACGCGCACGGCGCCTGGACATGGTATGCGGAGCATACGAATCCGAACGGGGAAGCCGGATCGTTGTCGGACGTCATCGACGGCGCGGACATATTCATCGGCGTATCCGGCCCGGGCGCGTTGAAGCCGGGGGACGTGAAACGAATGGCTCCGGATCCGATCGTCTTCGCCATGGCGAACCCGACGCCGGAAATTTCGCCGGAGGAGGCGGAAGGGTACGTGCGCGTCATGGCGACCGGCCGATCCGATTACCCTAATCAGATCAATAACGTGTTGTGCTTCCCGGGGCTGTTCCGAGGAGTGCTCAATTGCAGAGCTTCGCGCGTGACGGAACGAATGAAATTGGCCGCGGCGCAAGCGATCGCCTCCGTCGTCACGAGCGAAGAATTGAACGAGCACTATATTATCCCGAGCGTGTTCAACCAATCGGTGGCGGATCGGGTGAAGGACGCAGTCATGGCTGCGGCGATCGAAGACGGCGTGGCGCGCCGTCGGCCGCGATAACTTTATCATCGGAGGCGCTTATATGAGCGGAATCGAAACGCGGGCGATCGTGGACATCAACAAGGAGGCGAACCGTTTCCGATCCAGCATCGTACTGAGATGGGACGGGAAGGTTATCGACGCGAAGAGCATCCTGGGGTTAAGCTTGACGTTGTTGGGATCTCAGAGCTACGCGCTGGAGATCCACGGACCGGACGAGGTCGAGGCGAAAGCCGCCATGCTTGCGGTATTTCGCAAGCATCATCTTGCAATCGAGACAATGTAATCCGCTATTCGATCCATACGGATTCCTAAATGCGTTACGCCCCGCGAGATCACTCTCTCGCGGGGTTTTTCGTCGAGCGACGGAGAAAACCAGCCATTTTTACAGCGCCGAAAAAAAGGGACAAGCTATTTTCGAAAAATCGCCCTTGATCGCCGTTCTTGCCGCCACATCGTTGTTGATGCGGAGAAAAAAATTCGTATAGTAATAATTGTTGGCACTCTAATAGAAGGAGTGCTAACAGAATACCTTTTTTAGGAGGGATTTTCGATGTTGAAGCCTCTAGGCGACCGTGTCGTAATTGAACCCCTGAAACAGGAGGACCGAACCGAAAGCGGCATCGTGCTACCGGAGAAGGCGAAGGAGAAGCCGATGCGAGGCGTGGTCGCGGCCGTCGGCCGAGGGCGGATCGAGAACGGAAAGACGATTTCGCCGGACGTGAAGGTCGGCGATCTGGTGCTCTACAACAAATACGCGGGCACCGAAATCAAGTACGATCAGAAAGAATTGCTCATTATGAGAGAATCCGATGTGTTAGGCATTCTGGAGCCTTCGAAGGAAAAGGAGCTGGTCCACAATGGCTAAACAAATTTTATTCAGCGAAGCGTCTCGTCAGAAAATGCTGCGCGGCGTCGACGCGTTGGCCGACGCGGTGAAGGTGACGCTCGGGCCGAAAGGGCGCAACGTCGTGCTCGAGAAGAAGTTCGGCTCGCCTCTCATCACGAACGACGGCGTCACGATCGCCAAGGAGATCGAGTTGGAGGACCCGTTCGAGAACATGGGCGCGAAGCTCGTGAAGGAGGTCGCCACGAAGACGAACGACGTCGCGGGCGACGGCACGACGACGGCGACGGTGCTGGCGCAAGCGATGATCCGCGAGGGCCTCAAGAATGTCACCTCCGGCGCGAGCCCGATCGGAATCCGACGCGGCATCGAGAAGGCGGTGCGCGTCGCCGTCGAAGAAATCCGGAACATCTCGAAGGCGGTCGAGACGAAGGAGGAGATCGCGCAGGTCGCCTCCATCTCGGCGGCGGACGAAGAGATCGGCCGCATGATCGCGGAGGCGATGGAGGCGGTCGGAAGGGACGGCGTCATCACCGTAGAAGAGTCGAAGGGGTTCACGACCGAGCTCGAAACCGTAGAGGGCATGCAGTTCGATCGCGGTTACATTTCGCCGTACATGGTGACCGACTCCGATAAGATGGAGGCGGTGCTGGACAACCCGTTCATTCTTATTACCGACAAGAAGGTGTCGAACGTCCAGGAGCTGCTGCCCGTGCTCGAGAAGGTGATGAAGGCGGGCAGGCCGCTGCTCCTGATCGCCGAAGACGTCGAAGGGGAGGCGCTCGCGACGCTCGTCGTCAACAAGCTGCGCGGCACGTTCACCTGCGTCGCCGTGAAGGCGCCGGGCTTCGGCGATCGCCGCAAGGCGATGCTGCAGGATATCGCGACGCTCACCGGCGGGCAGACGATCACGCAAGAGCTCGGACTGGAGCTGAAGAGCGCGGAGCTCGACCAGCTCGGGACGGCGCGACAGGTGCGCGTCGCGAAGGAGACGACGACGATCGTCGACGGCGGCGGCGCGAAGCAAGACATCGATGCGCGCGTACAGCAGATCAAGAGGCAGATCGAGGAGACGACGTCGGATTTCGACCGCGAGAAGCTGCAGGAGCGCCTCGCGAAGCTCTCTGGCGGCGTAGCCGTCGTGAAGGTGGGCGCGGCGACGGAGACGGAGCTGAAGGAGAAGAAGCTGCGCATCGAAGACGCGCTGAACGCGACGAGAGCGGCGGTGGAGGAAGGCATCGTCTCGGGCGGAGGCGTCGCGCTTGTGAATGCGGTCAAGGCCGTGGAATCGATCAAGACGGACGCCGAGGACGAAGCGACCGGCGTCAGAATCGTGCTGCGCGCCCTGGAAGCGCCGCTTCGCGCGATCGTTCAGAACGCCGGCGTGGACGGCTCGGTCGTCGTCGAACGCATCAAGCGCGAACCGGTCGGAGTCGGCTACAACGCTGCCACCGGCGAATGGACGAATATGATCGAGAGCGGCATCGTCGATCCGGCGAAGGTGACCCGATCGGCGCTGCAGAACGCCGCCTCGGTCGCCGCGATGTTCCTCACGACGGAGGCCGTCGTCAGCGACAAGCCGGAGCCGAAGAAATCGAATCCGTCGCCGGCCGATCACGATATGTAACCCGGCGCTTCCGTTTTTTCGCGAGTCGGGTGAGGGACCGTGCGCGAATTTTTGCTCTACTGTACCGATTGCCATGAATATACGGCGTTGGGAAGATTCGTCGAGAACGAAGGGCATTTCGAAGGCGAATACTCGCTGTTGCACAATCGCAGGACGAACCACGACGAGTTGCTGTGCCGGTTTTTGATTCGCCATGCGAGACATCCGCTTCGAATGGAGGAAAACCGGACGAAGTCGTACGCAGACGTCCTGAGGACGGCGGAACGATTCATGGAATCGGACATCGACGACTTCGTCGAACGGCAGGCGGAACGAGACGTTGACCGAGAGAGAGAACGGGCGATGGAGAGAGGCCTCGGCCAGCTGCAGTTGAACGTGTTAAGCGGGCTGTTGGCGCAAGAAGCGGAATCGATCTCGCGGGTGAAAGCCGATCACGCGGCGCAGGCGCAGTTCCTGCTCGGGAAGGAAGAGGGGCTGAAGCTGGCGTCGAAGCTGCTCGACGAGCTGTCGCAGAAGACGAATGCGTTGTTCCGGTAAATTTCCTAGGAAAGCGCAGAAATCGACAAAGAGACAA
This genomic window from Paenibacillus antri contains:
- a CDS encoding tripartite tricarboxylate transporter substrate binding protein, with amino-acid sequence MNKRFSKTIPALLFASALVASLAACSTGGAGGGSAYPERAITIVAPSGAGGGWDKTARSVAKVLSETKLVEKSITVENKPGGGGAVFMAEYATADAKNDYKLFVNSPPILINHNKKEGNSPYGYKDTTPLAQLTKDFGAVVVGADSPYNDLPSLLDAIKADPTSITVAGGSAPGSMDHLIAVLPAFKYGIDPKQVKYVSYDGGGEAIAALLGGSADVIATDVSGVGEYLKAGKVKVLGISAPERLVGELGELKTFKEQGVEAEFLIWRGVFGPKEMSDGAKTYWSEKLKALSDNEAWKAELQANAWESDYKDAEAFAAFLAEQDKLVQELLSALGMSK
- a CDS encoding tripartite tricarboxylate transporter TctB family protein, coding for MSKTFSRIVSIALFVLGAAFLMESGRISESAYGSNVGPNLFPMGLGILLMLLCVRLFYETFRYPKEEGEPSVKLDYKRFLMILGAALLYAMLLQPLGYLITTFAFLTFSFQVMEKGKLWKSLAIAAAFAFGVYFLFVGVLEGSLPGLPVWFR
- a CDS encoding tripartite tricarboxylate transporter permease; its protein translation is MDTIQFLMNGFAEALQWHNLVFAFVGVLIGTAVGVLPGIGPMSGVALLIPVTASLTAGQEPESAAASAIILLAGVYYGAMYGGSTTSILLNTPGESSSVVTALDGYQLARQGRAGSALAIAAIGSFVAGIVALVGLVALAQPLSAVALSFGPAEYFSLMLLGLCAVSGLAGKSMTKALLMTVLGLLLATIGIDSVSGVARFTYGIPVLYSGLEFLTIAVGLFALGEVFKTILERENGGGTIAKVGRILPTRQDLKDSGGPILRGSILGFFIGILPGAGATLASFFSYIMEKKISKHPKKFGHGAIEGVAAPESANNGASGGALIPLLTLGIPGSGTTAILMGALIMYNVQPGPLLFTDHPTIAWGLIASMFIGNLMLLVLNMPLVKVFAKIIDTPAKYLLPIIIAISIFGVYAVQYTTFDLLLLIGCGVVGYFLSKHDFPIAPLVLAIVLGPMIETNMRRALTISNGDFMIFLQKPVSVLFLAIAMLWMVVPLLLKSRGKNVIVSEEA
- a CDS encoding AEC family transporter, which codes for MSVLLLIVQEVMVPFFLLAGLGAFLQRRLRFDMGTLSKLLNVYLLPAVCFVKLFDSSIDAALAGATIGFWLLLNATLSLLSAAAVKAVRIGKEDADVVQNSFILSNQGNYGLPVSELVFAQHPLGVSVQVIISVIQNVFTYTFGTFRMIPGKGKQLAAALAEHTVRLPVIYAMLGAAALRMLDVRIPAILWEPVAGVSDAFFAIALLTLGAQLANVQALSLGRSVLLGTIGRLLFAPVVAFALIRGFGWDGVFAQALFMASAYPVSRNSSLIALEYGRSPELAAQLVAVTTAISCVTVTAVISLALYIW
- a CDS encoding NAD-dependent malic enzyme, whose amino-acid sequence is MAGPTSASTTIVLRLEIDKEKATFGNIATAIGEAGGDIVAVDVNRPGRTTTVRDITVNVMDSQQSKAIERVLNDMDGVQVLQVSDQTFLLHLGGKIEVTPKIAIKTRDDLSRVYTPGVARVCTAIHEQPSRAHSLTIKRNTIAVVSDGSAVLGLGNIGPLAAMPVMEGKAMLFKQLAGVDAFPICLDTQDTEEIIRTIKLIAPAFGGINLEDISSPRCFEIEERLTQELDIPVFHDDQHGTAVVLLAGLYNAVKVVRKRLEDCKVVLCGVGAAGIACTKILLAAGVRNIIGVDRDGALVRGKSYAHGAWTWYAEHTNPNGEAGSLSDVIDGADIFIGVSGPGALKPGDVKRMAPDPIVFAMANPTPEISPEEAEGYVRVMATGRSDYPNQINNVLCFPGLFRGVLNCRASRVTERMKLAAAQAIASVVTSEELNEHYIIPSVFNQSVADRVKDAVMAAAIEDGVARRRPR
- a CDS encoding HPr family phosphocarrier protein, which translates into the protein MSGIETRAIVDINKEANRFRSSIVLRWDGKVIDAKSILGLSLTLLGSQSYALEIHGPDEVEAKAAMLAVFRKHHLAIETM
- a CDS encoding co-chaperone GroES, which encodes MLKPLGDRVVIEPLKQEDRTESGIVLPEKAKEKPMRGVVAAVGRGRIENGKTISPDVKVGDLVLYNKYAGTEIKYDQKELLIMRESDVLGILEPSKEKELVHNG
- the groL gene encoding chaperonin GroEL (60 kDa chaperone family; promotes refolding of misfolded polypeptides especially under stressful conditions; forms two stacked rings of heptamers to form a barrel-shaped 14mer; ends can be capped by GroES; misfolded proteins enter the barrel where they are refolded when GroES binds), with product MAKQILFSEASRQKMLRGVDALADAVKVTLGPKGRNVVLEKKFGSPLITNDGVTIAKEIELEDPFENMGAKLVKEVATKTNDVAGDGTTTATVLAQAMIREGLKNVTSGASPIGIRRGIEKAVRVAVEEIRNISKAVETKEEIAQVASISAADEEIGRMIAEAMEAVGRDGVITVEESKGFTTELETVEGMQFDRGYISPYMVTDSDKMEAVLDNPFILITDKKVSNVQELLPVLEKVMKAGRPLLLIAEDVEGEALATLVVNKLRGTFTCVAVKAPGFGDRRKAMLQDIATLTGGQTITQELGLELKSAELDQLGTARQVRVAKETTTIVDGGGAKQDIDARVQQIKRQIEETTSDFDREKLQERLAKLSGGVAVVKVGAATETELKEKKLRIEDALNATRAAVEEGIVSGGGVALVNAVKAVESIKTDAEDEATGVRIVLRALEAPLRAIVQNAGVDGSVVVERIKREPVGVGYNAATGEWTNMIESGIVDPAKVTRSALQNAASVAAMFLTTEAVVSDKPEPKKSNPSPADHDM